From the genome of Cognaticolwellia beringensis, one region includes:
- a CDS encoding M20/M25/M40 family metallo-hydrolase, translating into MLKHLHYLSLDSLQGRKIGTAGGKSSQDYIVAQLELNNIKPLSSEYLAPFSITGFLNSTQGNNVVGLITGTEFPNRFIVISAHFDHIGGHGNKIYNGADDNASGTSALLYYAKKLQHSPLRYSVIVLFTDGEEVNLNGAKSFIKQNAIILDKIVLNINLDMIAGHATTKYLRYISRGLNDLLGEEKSLVFEQKNYAMQLKKGFRQRNPCENKNIKWQLASDHGVFYRQRIPFIYFGVGCHKNYHQISDTFENINREFFLSAVDIIYQQIKFIDQNI; encoded by the coding sequence GTGTTAAAACACTTACATTACTTATCATTAGATAGCTTGCAAGGACGGAAAATTGGTACAGCGGGTGGAAAATCAAGCCAAGATTATATTGTTGCCCAACTTGAGTTAAACAACATTAAACCGCTATCAAGTGAATATTTAGCGCCTTTTTCTATTACAGGTTTTTTAAATTCAACCCAAGGTAATAATGTTGTAGGTTTAATTACAGGTACTGAATTTCCAAATAGATTCATCGTAATTTCTGCTCATTTTGATCATATTGGCGGCCATGGTAATAAAATATATAACGGCGCTGACGATAATGCATCAGGCACCTCAGCTTTATTATATTATGCAAAAAAACTACAACATTCTCCGTTACGTTACAGTGTGATAGTTTTATTCACTGATGGAGAAGAAGTTAACTTAAACGGAGCAAAATCTTTCATCAAGCAAAACGCAATAATATTAGACAAAATAGTCCTTAACATTAACCTTGATATGATCGCGGGTCATGCGACAACAAAATATTTACGTTATATAAGCAGAGGGTTAAATGATCTCTTAGGCGAGGAAAAATCATTAGTTTTTGAGCAGAAAAATTATGCTATGCAATTAAAAAAAGGCTTCAGACAGCGAAACCCATGTGAGAACAAAAATATAAAGTGGCAACTCGCGAGTGACCATGGGGTATTTTATCGACAGCGTATTCCATTTATTTATTTTGGTGTTGGATGTCACAAAAATTACCACCAAATAAGTGACACTTTTGAAAACATAAATCGCGAATTTTTTCTCTCAGCAGTCGATATTATCTACCAACAAATTAAATTTATTGATCAAAATATATAA
- a CDS encoding phosphoribosyltransferase, translated as MEKRFITAQELLEDSFRVAAKVFEDGFRPQFIVGIWRGGAPIGIAVQEYFDFKEVETDHIAVRTSSYYGINQQSKEIKVHGLHYIIENANADDGLLIVDDVFDSGRSIDALITQMKKLTRNNMPTDVRIACPWYKPTNSKVDLVPDYYVHESAEWLVFPHELSGLTPDEIAHGKKDLVNILDLFK; from the coding sequence ATGGAAAAGCGATTTATAACAGCGCAAGAGTTACTTGAAGATTCATTTCGCGTTGCTGCGAAGGTATTTGAAGACGGTTTTAGACCACAATTTATTGTTGGCATTTGGCGTGGTGGTGCACCTATTGGCATTGCAGTACAAGAATACTTTGACTTTAAAGAAGTTGAAACTGACCATATTGCCGTTCGAACATCTTCTTATTACGGTATTAATCAGCAAAGCAAAGAGATTAAAGTTCACGGTTTACATTATATAATTGAAAATGCAAATGCTGATGACGGGTTGTTAATTGTGGACGATGTATTCGATTCTGGTCGTAGTATCGATGCGTTAATAACTCAAATGAAAAAGTTAACCCGCAACAATATGCCAACAGATGTAAGAATTGCATGTCCTTGGTATAAGCCAACAAATTCTAAAGTAGATCTAGTGCCTGATTATTATGTACATGAGTCAGCAGAATGGTTAGTTTTTCCACATGAACTATCTGGCTTAACACCAGACGAAATAGCGCATGGTAAAAAAGATTTGGTCAATATTTTAGACTTATTTAAATAA
- a CDS encoding ectonucleotide pyrophosphatase/phosphodiesterase, which yields MNLKASILFGCFISSVGWAKTPLILLSIDGFAQHYIEQYKPKALTSLIQQGTSAKALLPVYPSKTFPNHLSIITGRYPINHGIVHNSFFHRDIGKTYKLGAGKNDVRWLTADPLWHINEMQGNKSAVYFWPESETAIDNKTASYYYPYDHFTPNENRFEQILAWLRLPESERPNFIVGYFASVDDAGHEFGANSPELINAISKLDILIGNFVEKINQEFNGEVNLVIVSDHGMTKIYQDHVIKWQENIVDGVKAINGSTQLYLYSDNDKKLQQSVKLFKNNQTQAEEQNYRIYQYPNFPAHWRLSRKTATVPDVIIEALPSYIFDNGKTSIKPETHGYDPKLQAELNAIFIAIGPAFRKNMQVEAFENVNVLPIITRALGLKDVDNIDGTYQIAELVIK from the coding sequence ATGAATCTAAAAGCAAGTATACTTTTTGGCTGTTTTATTTCTTCCGTAGGTTGGGCTAAAACACCGCTGATACTGTTATCGATCGATGGTTTTGCTCAACATTATATAGAGCAATATAAACCCAAGGCATTGACGTCACTTATTCAGCAGGGGACTAGTGCCAAAGCCTTGTTACCGGTTTATCCGAGTAAAACCTTCCCTAATCATTTAAGTATCATCACTGGTCGCTATCCTATAAATCACGGTATAGTGCATAATTCGTTTTTCCATCGCGATATTGGAAAAACATATAAATTGGGCGCTGGAAAGAATGATGTTAGATGGCTTACCGCTGATCCTCTTTGGCATATCAACGAAATGCAGGGTAATAAATCTGCAGTTTATTTCTGGCCAGAATCTGAAACCGCGATAGATAATAAAACGGCCAGTTATTACTATCCTTATGATCATTTTACACCCAATGAAAATAGGTTTGAGCAGATACTTGCATGGTTACGGCTTCCCGAATCTGAACGTCCAAACTTTATCGTGGGTTATTTTGCCAGTGTAGATGATGCAGGACACGAATTCGGTGCAAACTCGCCAGAACTTATTAATGCTATTAGCAAATTAGATATTTTAATTGGTAATTTTGTCGAAAAAATTAACCAAGAGTTTAATGGTGAGGTTAATTTAGTAATTGTTTCCGATCATGGCATGACAAAAATTTATCAAGATCATGTCATCAAATGGCAAGAAAATATTGTTGATGGCGTAAAGGCTATCAATGGTTCGACACAACTTTATTTGTATAGCGATAATGATAAAAAATTGCAGCAAAGCGTTAAGCTATTTAAAAATAATCAAACACAGGCTGAAGAACAAAATTATCGTATTTACCAATACCCTAACTTCCCAGCACATTGGCGTTTAAGCCGCAAAACGGCCACTGTACCTGATGTTATTATTGAAGCCTTACCCTCTTATATTTTTGATAATGGCAAAACCTCTATAAAGCCTGAAACACATGGTTACGATCCAAAACTTCAAGCTGAATTAAATGCAATCTTTATTGCTATTGGACCCGCATTTAGAAAAAACATGCAAGTTGAAGCTTTTGAAAACGTAAATGTATTACCAATTATCACACGAGCTTTAGGGCTTAAAGATGTCGATAATATTGACGGAACCTATCAAATAGCAGAGCTAGTCATTAAATAG
- a CDS encoding EAL and HDOD domain-containing protein: MQISYIARQAILDRNHQTVGYELLFRDSPENKFPEIDQDIASSKLIIQNHFQGDIQSVSLGKLAFINFTEKCLINKYPLMFDKASIVIELVGHQSASDRLLKIVKYYHDKGYKVALTEYDLDEKWDVLFPYIAMIKIDIEITNAKRIRPVLDRIKPFNIKLIAEKVETNYQLQSLAEVGFNYYQGFFYHEPEIIEGQTLAPIKSQMLHLISETFNKPLDFDHIAEIIGHDVNLTLGLLKLVNNVATGARVEITSLKQAAAYLGEDKLKQFVTILALSKLTTNKTSEVSRQSLITAKLMAALATESAFIEVSDFAFITGLLSAIEVILSRPMDEILKTMPLAKPIVDALVNHSGLLGELLDLTINYITGNGENIQQLTDLYGLDANFIHKEFVHASNWCKSLGI, translated from the coding sequence ATGCAAATAAGTTACATTGCCCGTCAGGCTATACTTGACAGAAATCATCAAACGGTCGGTTACGAACTTTTATTTAGAGATAGTCCAGAAAATAAATTTCCCGAAATTGATCAAGATATTGCTAGTTCGAAATTGATTATTCAAAATCATTTTCAGGGTGATATTCAATCAGTAAGTTTAGGGAAATTAGCCTTTATAAATTTTACTGAAAAATGCTTAATTAACAAATATCCACTGATGTTCGATAAAGCTAGTATCGTTATTGAATTAGTTGGGCATCAATCTGCAAGTGATCGGCTCTTAAAAATTGTGAAGTACTATCATGATAAAGGGTATAAGGTTGCATTGACTGAATATGATCTTGATGAAAAATGGGACGTGTTATTCCCCTATATTGCGATGATAAAAATAGATATAGAAATAACCAATGCTAAACGTATACGTCCGGTTTTGGATAGAATCAAACCATTTAATATCAAATTAATCGCAGAAAAGGTAGAAACCAACTATCAGTTACAATCGTTAGCGGAAGTCGGCTTTAATTATTACCAAGGTTTTTTTTATCACGAGCCTGAAATTATTGAAGGGCAAACCTTAGCGCCAATTAAGTCACAAATGCTGCATTTAATCAGCGAAACATTCAATAAACCTTTAGATTTTGATCATATCGCAGAAATAATTGGTCACGACGTCAATTTAACCTTAGGTTTACTTAAATTAGTTAACAATGTTGCAACTGGCGCCCGTGTTGAAATTACTTCATTAAAACAAGCTGCTGCATATTTAGGTGAAGACAAGCTTAAGCAATTCGTCACCATTTTAGCGCTATCTAAATTAACCACCAATAAAACCAGTGAAGTTTCAAGACAGTCGTTAATAACAGCAAAATTAATGGCAGCACTTGCAACGGAAAGCGCATTTATTGAAGTTAGTGACTTTGCATTTATTACCGGGTTATTAAGTGCAATTGAAGTTATATTGAGTCGACCGATGGATGAAATTCTAAAAACCATGCCATTAGCCAAGCCAATTGTAGACGCTTTAGTAAACCATAGTGGATTATTAGGAGAATTATTAGATTTAACCATTAATTACATTACAGGTAATGGTGAAAATATACAGCAGCTAACTGATTTATACGGGCTTGATGCAAACTTTATTCATAAAGAATTTGTTCATGCTAGCAACTGGTGCAAGTCGTTAGGTATATAA
- the yghU gene encoding glutathione-dependent disulfide-bond oxidoreductase — translation MSDENSYIPPKVWQWNTENGGNWASINRPISGPTHDKVLAKGKHPFQLYSLATPNGVKVTIMFEELLALGIKEAEYDAFLIDISSGEQFGSGFVEVNPNSKIPALIDQSNEQSVRLFESGSILFHLAEKFNAFLPTTENRTECMSWLFWQMGSAPYLGGGFGHFYAYAPEKIEYCIDRFSMEVKRQLDVLDKHLEDNDYMCGDAYTIADIAIWPWYGALALNRLYDAAEFLDLKSYKNVMRWAENIDQRPAVKRGVMVNKTWGELSNQLHERHDARDFDERTQDKLTEE, via the coding sequence ATGAGTGATGAAAATTCATATATTCCGCCGAAAGTATGGCAATGGAATACTGAAAATGGTGGCAACTGGGCAAGTATAAATCGCCCAATTTCCGGTCCAACACACGATAAAGTTTTAGCAAAAGGTAAGCACCCTTTTCAGTTATATTCCCTCGCGACACCCAATGGCGTTAAAGTTACTATTATGTTTGAGGAGTTACTAGCATTAGGTATAAAGGAAGCAGAGTATGATGCGTTCTTAATTGATATTAGTAGCGGCGAGCAATTTGGTAGCGGTTTTGTTGAGGTTAATCCAAACTCAAAAATACCAGCTTTGATCGATCAAAGTAATGAGCAATCTGTGAGATTATTTGAGTCTGGCTCAATATTATTTCACTTAGCTGAAAAATTTAATGCTTTTTTACCAACAACCGAAAATCGGACTGAATGTATGTCTTGGCTATTTTGGCAAATGGGCAGCGCGCCTTACCTTGGCGGTGGATTCGGCCATTTCTATGCTTATGCACCTGAAAAGATAGAATATTGTATTGATAGGTTTTCAATGGAAGTAAAACGCCAACTTGATGTGTTAGATAAGCATCTAGAAGATAATGATTACATGTGTGGCGATGCATATACTATTGCCGATATTGCTATTTGGCCATGGTATGGTGCGCTTGCTTTAAACCGTTTATATGATGCCGCAGAATTTTTAGATTTAAAGTCTTATAAAAATGTAATGCGTTGGGCTGAAAACATTGATCAGCGCCCTGCGGTTAAACGTGGAGTTATGGTTAATAAAACCTGGGGTGAGTTATCGAATCAACTGCATGAAAGACATGATGCTAGAGACTTTGATGAGCGTACTCAAGATAAGCTAACTGAAGAATAG
- a CDS encoding ribose-phosphate diphosphokinase, producing the protein MTLILGFDDYLIPAQQLAKSLSMPFKRIVLHRFPDGETKVLLPVTLPKQVIICRTLNQPNEKLIELIITAAAARAQGVKFITLVAPYLCYMRQDTAFHEGEAISQKIIGKLLGDYFDRVITIDPHLHRINNLSEAISSQAIALHASNAMSTFLQQHFNQPVLVGPDEESAQWVQAIAKPHNWHYTIATKKRFDDKNVKVSLATNSDTGDKNSGRNKNNKALSLTNRDVILVDDIASTGKTLEQAVEQIQLQAPSSISIIVTHAFFVDDAITRLTLMGVANIWSSDSVLHSSNAFSIVDTIAETLQSH; encoded by the coding sequence ATGACTTTAATACTGGGTTTTGACGATTATTTAATACCCGCACAACAACTAGCGAAAAGTTTATCGATGCCATTCAAAAGGATTGTATTGCATCGATTTCCAGATGGTGAAACAAAAGTTTTATTACCGGTTACATTGCCAAAGCAAGTGATAATATGTCGTACTTTAAACCAACCTAATGAAAAGCTCATTGAATTAATTATCACAGCTGCAGCAGCACGGGCCCAAGGTGTTAAATTTATAACCTTAGTCGCGCCCTATTTATGCTATATGCGACAAGATACCGCTTTTCACGAAGGTGAAGCTATCAGCCAAAAGATTATTGGTAAATTACTTGGAGACTATTTTGATCGCGTTATCACTATCGACCCACACTTGCATCGTATTAATAACTTAAGTGAGGCTATTAGCAGTCAAGCCATTGCTTTACATGCGAGTAACGCCATGTCGACATTTTTACAGCAGCACTTTAATCAACCTGTCCTCGTTGGTCCAGATGAAGAATCTGCGCAATGGGTTCAAGCCATAGCCAAACCGCACAATTGGCATTATACCATCGCGACCAAAAAGCGCTTTGATGATAAGAATGTTAAGGTAAGCTTAGCAACTAATAGCGACACTGGTGATAAAAATAGTGGACGTAATAAAAACAATAAAGCCCTAAGCTTGACCAATCGCGACGTGATCCTGGTTGATGATATTGCCAGTACGGGAAAAACCCTTGAACAAGCGGTAGAACAAATACAACTTCAAGCACCATCGAGTATTTCAATCATAGTCACCCATGCATTTTTTGTTGATGACGCCATAACAAGACTTACCCTTATGGGTGTTGCTAACATTTGGAGCTCAGACAGCGTGCTTCATAGCAGTAATGCTTTTAGTATTGTTGATACTATCGCAGAAACGTTGCAGTCGCATTGA
- a CDS encoding thymidine phosphorylase family protein: MLKLKSVAIDTFKENVAYLHRDCPLYRTEGFQALMKIEISVKGNVRPVLAVLNIVDDCAIVDTNELGLSTQAFGQLAKRQGVNVSIAPATPPISLESVHRKIAGETLNKNEYHLICQDILENRYSKMEIAAFLVACSHNGLEREEVFFLTKAMVDTGKCLNWGEAIVVDKHCIGGIPGNRTTMIVMPIIAAHGMLMPKTSSRAITSPAGTADTMEVLANVELSIEQMKKVVQQHRGMLTWGGTARLAPVDDILISVERPLSMDSTGQLVASILSKKIAAGSTHLLIDIPVGTSAKIHHNQAALALRKLFEYIGDLFGLYIEVVVSDGSQPIGNGIGPALEARDVQQVLSNQKCAPSDLREKSLRLAGRILEFDPDVRGGQGYNIARDILESGRAFEKMQAIIAAQGVQQKQQRKAALEYSVTAIKSGYVHAIDNLNIAHIASLAGAPIDKNAGINISKKVGDNVKKGDILFTIYACFKSNYEFSTQFSNENNAYVIEKNPPVTNDNYFI; the protein is encoded by the coding sequence ATGTTAAAACTCAAATCCGTTGCCATTGACACCTTTAAAGAGAACGTAGCTTATTTACATCGGGATTGTCCTTTATACCGTACCGAAGGCTTTCAGGCATTAATGAAAATAGAAATATCTGTAAAAGGTAATGTTCGCCCTGTACTTGCGGTATTAAATATTGTTGATGACTGCGCTATTGTCGATACAAATGAACTCGGTTTAAGCACCCAAGCCTTCGGACAACTGGCGAAAAGGCAGGGAGTTAACGTAAGCATTGCACCGGCCACCCCACCCATATCGCTTGAATCAGTACACCGAAAAATTGCCGGTGAAACGCTCAATAAAAATGAATATCATCTTATATGTCAGGATATTTTAGAAAACCGTTATTCAAAAATGGAAATTGCTGCGTTTTTAGTCGCTTGTAGCCATAACGGTTTAGAGCGTGAAGAAGTTTTTTTTTTAACAAAAGCTATGGTAGACACGGGTAAATGCTTAAACTGGGGCGAGGCTATTGTTGTAGATAAACATTGTATTGGCGGTATCCCGGGCAATCGAACCACCATGATAGTTATGCCAATCATTGCTGCCCACGGTATGCTTATGCCTAAAACTTCCAGCCGTGCTATTACCTCACCGGCCGGCACTGCCGATACCATGGAGGTATTGGCTAACGTTGAGCTCTCCATTGAACAAATGAAAAAGGTGGTACAGCAGCATCGTGGCATGTTGACATGGGGAGGAACGGCAAGATTGGCCCCTGTGGACGATATTTTAATTTCGGTTGAGCGTCCATTATCTATGGACTCAACTGGGCAATTAGTTGCGTCTATTCTATCTAAAAAAATAGCCGCGGGATCAACCCACTTGCTCATTGATATACCGGTCGGCACTTCCGCTAAAATTCATCATAATCAGGCGGCATTAGCCTTAAGAAAATTATTTGAATATATTGGTGATCTATTTGGTTTATATATAGAAGTTGTGGTGAGTGATGGCTCCCAACCCATAGGTAATGGTATTGGTCCCGCATTAGAAGCCAGAGATGTTCAACAAGTATTAAGTAACCAAAAATGTGCCCCAAGTGATTTACGAGAAAAATCTTTACGCTTAGCAGGACGTATATTAGAGTTTGATCCTGATGTTAGAGGCGGTCAAGGGTATAATATCGCAAGAGATATTTTAGAGTCTGGCCGGGCCTTTGAGAAGATGCAAGCCATTATTGCAGCACAAGGAGTCCAGCAAAAACAACAACGTAAAGCCGCGTTAGAATACTCGGTAACCGCTATAAAAAGCGGCTATGTCCATGCCATAGATAACTTAAATATTGCTCATATCGCAAGCCTTGCTGGCGCTCCTATCGATAAAAATGCCGGTATTAATATCAGCAAAAAAGTAGGCGATAATGTTAAAAAAGGTGACATTCTTTTTACGATATACGCCTGCTTTAAGAGTAATTATGAATTTTCCACACAATTTTCTAATGAAAACAATGCTTATGTCATAGAAAAAAATCCACCGGTGACAAACGATAACTACTTTATTTAA
- a CDS encoding universal stress protein, which produces MYQHILLATELNNTKSHIENKVKELQQLTKAKLSVIHVIEPIPEVYYGGIYGVVPNLDATDSVSTLRILEERAKEQLKPLAKSLGIKEQSLHIPIGRISEEILAFAESKKVDLIITGSHGVHGLQLLLGSTANAILHGAKCDVLAVRCRE; this is translated from the coding sequence ATGTATCAGCACATTTTATTAGCCACAGAACTTAATAACACTAAAAGTCACATTGAAAATAAAGTTAAAGAATTGCAACAGCTTACCAAGGCCAAACTGAGTGTTATTCATGTAATAGAGCCGATACCTGAGGTTTATTATGGTGGTATATACGGTGTTGTTCCTAACCTAGACGCAACAGATAGTGTTAGTACCTTAAGAATATTGGAAGAGCGTGCGAAAGAGCAACTAAAACCTCTGGCTAAAAGCCTAGGAATTAAAGAGCAAAGCTTGCATATACCTATAGGACGCATTAGCGAGGAAATCTTAGCTTTTGCAGAAAGTAAAAAAGTCGATTTAATTATAACGGGTAGCCACGGTGTGCATGGGTTGCAATTATTACTCGGCTCTACCGCTAATGCTATTTTACACGGTGCAAAATGTGATGTGCTAGCAGTGCGGTGTAGAGAATAA
- a CDS encoding MBL fold metallo-hydrolase RNA specificity domain-containing protein, which yields MNIKFFGATREVTGSCYMIQVNDKNILLECGMLQGSHEHERHNHDDFPFDVSELDAVIVSHAHLDHTGRLPMLIKEGFHGNIFTHNATVDLCEIMLVDSGYIHEKEARWENKKLERKGLPLIEPLYTTEEAERTLQYFKGLNYDQEVEICPGVKLTLKDAGHIIGSAIVELTLNDNGVNKKVVFSGDLGHKNAPILRDPCKIKYADLVIMESTYGDRLHRSWDDTWQEMGEIIAQAKSNKGNILIPAFTVGRTQELLYEFKQHFDQWQLGDWQIFLDSPMGIKATRVYAKHSEVYDQKALDINKNHDGLFDLPNLHMSEKTEYSMKINQINSGAIIIAGSGMCTGGRIKHHFKHNIWRKNAHVIIVGFQARGTIGRALVDGTKNINLWGEKIQVNAHIHTIGGFSAHADQQGLLEWYQGFENSPPVVLVHGEEEAMEVLSQKLKHLHKVSVVQASYKQNIVI from the coding sequence ATGAATATTAAATTTTTTGGTGCGACGAGAGAAGTCACAGGTTCGTGCTATATGATACAAGTTAATGATAAAAACATATTACTGGAGTGTGGTATGTTACAAGGCTCTCATGAGCATGAACGACATAATCATGACGACTTTCCTTTTGATGTATCTGAACTTGATGCAGTGATTGTCAGTCATGCGCATCTTGATCACACGGGGCGATTACCCATGCTGATTAAAGAAGGTTTTCATGGCAATATATTTACTCATAACGCTACCGTAGATTTATGTGAAATCATGCTGGTTGATTCGGGCTATATTCACGAAAAAGAAGCGCGTTGGGAAAACAAAAAACTTGAACGTAAAGGCTTACCCTTAATAGAGCCACTTTATACCACTGAAGAAGCCGAAAGAACATTACAGTATTTTAAAGGGCTTAACTATGATCAGGAAGTGGAAATTTGCCCAGGTGTTAAACTAACTCTCAAAGATGCAGGGCATATTATTGGCTCAGCCATCGTTGAATTAACGCTTAATGACAATGGTGTGAACAAAAAAGTGGTATTTAGTGGTGATTTAGGTCATAAGAACGCCCCTATTTTGCGTGACCCATGCAAAATTAAATATGCTGATCTCGTCATTATGGAAAGTACCTATGGCGACCGGCTGCATCGCAGTTGGGACGATACTTGGCAAGAAATGGGTGAGATTATTGCTCAAGCTAAAAGTAATAAAGGCAATATATTGATTCCTGCTTTTACTGTTGGTAGAACCCAAGAGCTACTTTATGAATTTAAACAACATTTTGACCAGTGGCAGCTGGGTGATTGGCAAATTTTTCTTGATAGTCCTATGGGGATAAAAGCAACCCGTGTTTACGCTAAACACAGCGAAGTTTACGACCAAAAAGCGCTAGATATTAACAAGAATCATGATGGTCTATTCGATCTTCCTAACCTGCACATGTCAGAAAAAACTGAATACTCAATGAAAATCAACCAAATTAATTCAGGTGCTATCATCATCGCAGGTAGCGGCATGTGTACAGGAGGTAGAATTAAGCATCATTTTAAACATAACATTTGGCGTAAAAATGCCCATGTAATAATTGTTGGATTTCAAGCGAGAGGCACCATAGGCCGAGCGCTTGTCGATGGTACTAAAAATATAAACTTATGGGGTGAGAAGATACAAGTTAATGCCCATATTCATACTATTGGTGGCTTTTCTGCCCATGCTGACCAGCAAGGTTTATTAGAGTGGTATCAAGGTTTTGAAAATAGTCCCCCTGTGGTTCTTGTTCATGGTGAAGAAGAAGCAATGGAAGTGCTCTCACAAAAACTAAAACACCTACACAAAGTCAGTGTTGTACAAGCCAGTTACAAACAAAATATTGTTATCTAA
- a CDS encoding c-type cytochrome, giving the protein MKYTLFTLLITVLLTLFSCTKGVDSPKGFSLPKGSVAAGEKVFLKFQCLACHRVKNVEDASIEKNESISIFLGGNKTEIVTYAELVTSVINPSHKFSNPALTQAKTADGQSKMKVFNDEMTVTELIDLVTFLQPNYTLVPYRHTKYQYYPQ; this is encoded by the coding sequence ATGAAATACACTCTGTTCACTTTACTTATCACTGTGTTATTAACCCTGTTCAGCTGTACTAAAGGTGTTGATTCTCCTAAAGGATTTAGCCTTCCTAAAGGCTCTGTAGCTGCAGGTGAAAAAGTATTTTTAAAGTTTCAATGTCTAGCTTGCCACAGAGTTAAGAATGTTGAGGATGCCAGTATTGAGAAAAATGAAAGTATTTCAATTTTCCTTGGCGGCAATAAAACTGAAATTGTCACTTATGCTGAATTAGTTACTTCAGTTATTAACCCTTCTCATAAATTTTCTAATCCTGCCTTAACTCAGGCAAAAACGGCTGACGGACAATCTAAAATGAAAGTTTTTAATGACGAAATGACGGTAACTGAACTGATTGATTTGGTGACCTTTTTACAACCAAATTATACCTTAGTCCCTTACCGACATACCAAGTATCAATATTATCCTCAATAA
- a CDS encoding permease translates to MFQVFTDIASWLVVDILGLSRATKLGDALHFFIEDTTKIFFLLLVMIYVIALLRASMNLERVRDYLAGKHKGVGYLLAASFGAITPFCSCSSIPVFLGFTSAGIPVGITMSFLITSPLINEVAVLLLLSLLGWKFTVLYVVVGMSIGILAGVFLDAIKAERWLQSFAAKALVRGKKASSGVKVAHISALSLKERHNFAKDEMLEIFARVWKWVIVGVGLGAALHGFVPDGWIQEHLGAGQWWSVPSAVLLGIPLYSNATGVIPVMESLIKQGLPIGTTLAFCMSTVAASFPEFILLKQVMQWRLLAVLFLLLLSAFTLIGWIFNFLTPFI, encoded by the coding sequence ATTTTTCAGGTTTTTACAGATATAGCCTCTTGGCTTGTGGTTGATATACTCGGTTTATCTAGAGCAACAAAACTAGGTGATGCGCTGCACTTCTTTATAGAAGATACCACAAAGATCTTTTTTCTACTGTTGGTGATGATTTACGTAATAGCCTTATTAAGAGCGTCGATGAATCTCGAACGTGTTCGTGATTATTTAGCGGGTAAACACAAAGGGGTCGGCTATTTATTAGCAGCTAGTTTTGGAGCCATAACTCCGTTTTGCTCTTGCTCAAGCATTCCGGTATTTTTGGGTTTTACCTCCGCCGGTATCCCTGTTGGGATAACGATGTCATTTCTAATTACCTCACCTTTAATAAATGAAGTGGCAGTACTATTGTTACTGAGTTTATTGGGTTGGAAATTCACTGTGCTTTACGTCGTTGTGGGAATGTCGATTGGTATTTTAGCGGGGGTTTTTCTTGATGCCATCAAAGCTGAGAGATGGTTGCAATCGTTTGCAGCGAAAGCATTAGTGCGAGGTAAAAAAGCTTCTTCAGGTGTTAAAGTCGCACACATAAGTGCCTTATCTTTAAAAGAACGCCATAATTTTGCAAAAGATGAGATGTTAGAAATATTTGCTCGAGTATGGAAGTGGGTCATTGTCGGTGTGGGTTTAGGCGCTGCTTTACACGGCTTTGTTCCAGACGGTTGGATCCAAGAACATTTAGGGGCTGGTCAATGGTGGTCGGTTCCTTCCGCCGTATTACTGGGTATACCGTTATACTCTAATGCCACGGGTGTTATTCCTGTCATGGAAAGCTTAATTAAACAAGGGCTTCCAATCGGCACGACACTAGCTTTTTGTATGAGTACCGTTGCGGCAAGTTTCCCTGAATTTATTTTATTGAAGCAAGTGATGCAATGGCGATTATTAGCAGTGCTTTTCTTGCTGTTACTGAGTGCATTTACATTAATTGGTTGGATTTTTAATTTCCTAACGCCGTTTATTTAA